From one Anopheles cruzii chromosome 3, idAnoCruzAS_RS32_06, whole genome shotgun sequence genomic stretch:
- the LOC128271639 gene encoding hsp90 co-chaperone Cdc37 has product MVDYSRWKNIEISDDEDDTHPNIDTPSLFRWRHQARVERMEEQEKKKETLESKKKTTEKKLEEVKEKLQRNEGNMDELKKCIDELEREQQRVRQEEEELRKKEKMQPWNVDTISKPGFQKTVINKSAINRKVEELSEDEKERNLRDFVKKYEKQVKQYGMLRKYDDSKKFLQDNQHLVCEDTANYLVIWCIELSMQEKNDLMSHVAHQCICIQYVLDIAKQLDIDPRACVPSFFHRIKEPEAEYKKQFQVEIEAFKERIRKRAQEKLALLVEEQEEEERKARLGPGGLDPAEVFESLPEELQKCFETRDITMLQEAMAKLPVDEARQHLQRCIDSGLWVPNAGGSGTDIDGKSEATAEDPLYVPVKLKEKDEENESKE; this is encoded by the exons ATGGTTGACTACAGCCGGTGGAAGAATATCGAG ATCTCGGATGATGAAGATGACACGCATCCGAACATCGACACGCCGTCGCTGTTCCGCTGGCGGCATCAGGCCCGGGTCGAGCGCATGGAGGAGcaggagaagaagaaggagacGCTAGAGAGCAAGAAGAAAACCACCGAGAAGAAGCTGGAGGAGGTCAAGGAGAAGCTACAGCGCAACGAGGGCAACATGGATGAGCTGAAAAAGTGCATCGACGAACTGGAACGAGAACAGCAGCGTGTCCGGCAGGAGGAAGAGGAGCTgcggaagaaggaaaagatgCAACCGTGGAACGTGGACACGATCAGCAAGCCCGGCTTTCAGAAGACGGTCATCAACAAGAGTGCGATCAACCGGAAGGTTGAGGAGCTGAGCGAAGATGAGAAGGAGCGAAATTTGCGCGATTTCGTCAAAAAGTACGAGAAACAGGTCAAGCAGTACGGTATGCTGCGGAAGTACGACGACTCAAAGAAGTTCCTCCAGGATAACCAGCATCTGGTGTGCGAGGACACGGCAAACTATCTGGTCATCTGGTGCATCGAGCTGAGCATGCAGGAGAAAAACGACCTGATGTCGCATGTGGCCCACCAGTGTATCTGCATTCAGTACGTACTGGACATCGCGAAGCAGCTCGACATCGATCCGCGCGCCTGCGTGCCTTCGTTCTTCCATCGCATAAAGGAGCCCGAAGCCGAGTACAAGAAGCAGTTCCAGGTTGAGATCGAAGCCTTCAAGGAGCGCATTCGGAAGCGGGCACAGGAAAAGCTCGCGCTGCTGGTGGaagagcaggaggaggaagagcGCAAAGCCAGACTCGGTCCGGGTGGGCTGGATCCGGCGGAGGTGTTCGAGTCACTGCCCGAGGAGCTACAGAAGTGCTTCGAAACGAGAGACATCACCATGCTGCAGGAAGCGATGGCCAAGCTGCCCGTGGACGAAGCCCGCCAGCATCTGCAACGATGCATCGACTCGGGCCTCTGGGTACCGAATGCTGGCGGAAGCGGTACTGATATCGATGGCAAGAGCGAAGCCACCGCGGAGGACCCATTGTACGTGCCGGTGAAACTGAAAGAAAAGGACGAGGAGAACGAATCGAAAGAGTGA
- the LOC128270192 gene encoding uncharacterized protein LOC128270192, with the protein MRRGVFVLVLLLVAVAAPGRVASYDPTDTQIANIVPPNGTFEAFYPREMYGVKNGNSRPAHAHGSFYAHRNPALVEVRNAAAYGFRFDGKRRFNFD; encoded by the coding sequence ATGCGccgcggtgtgtttgtgttggtgctgctgctggtcgcgGTTGCCGCGCCCGGCCGGGTGGCGTCTTACGACCCGACCGATACGCAGATTGCCAACATCGTGCCCCCGAACGGGACCTTCGAGGCGTTCTACCCGCGCGAGATGTACGGCGTGAAGAACGGCAACTCGCGGCCGGCCCATGCCCACGGCAGCTTCTACGCCCATCGCAACCCGGCCCTGGTGGAGGTGCGGAATGCGGCAGCCTACGGCTTTCGGTTCGACGGAAAGCGTCGCTTCAATTTTGACTGA
- the LOC128274263 gene encoding uncharacterized protein LOC128274263, producing the protein MRLRLMILAAFMLLFLLVESAKAGKRRKIIIHVPVKVKQQKHVHTEVKTVHHHHKPTVIKEEKVVKQEIHKPVVIKEEVEHEHFHHHYKHDHPTFEIDGHDSNGLGGSLIS; encoded by the exons ATGCGGCTCAGACTGATG ATCCTAGCGGCATTTATGCTACTGTTCCTGCTCGTCGAATCCGCCAAAGCTGG CAAACGGCGGAAAATCATCATCCACGTACCGGTCAAAGTGAAGCAACAGAAGCACGTGCACACGGAAGTTAAAACAgtgcatcaccaccacaaGCCGACAGTGATCAAGGAGGAAAAGGTCGTGAAGCAGGAGATCCACAAGCCGGTCGTGATCAAGGAGGAAGTGGAACACGAGCATTTCCATCACCATTACAAGCACGACCACCCGACGTTCGAAATCGATGGCCACGACTCTAACGGGCTGGGCGGGAGTTTGATCAGCTGA
- the LOC128270191 gene encoding gustatory and odorant receptor 24 → MSLFFNAETMRFEHTLQEPKPNRNVFLDVRPISVENVATPGHSIITGLQGGAPHAFNNRIGFPPITPKEAFVSGVTTGGSKTSTVYESSKPIYMVLRALGVLPYTRQAKGDSAFVLASPSMFYCASFFMLLSVYIAFIALNRIEIVRTLEGRFEEAVIAYLFIVNILPILIIPIMWYETGKITSVMNGWADFETVYRKTAGRTLELQLRTKAMLVAALLPILCSLSVAVTHLTMVDFKLPQVIPYCILDTITYMVGGYWYMTCETLSTTAKILAEDFQQALRHVGPAAKVSEYRSLWLRLSKLSRNTGFATCYTFTFICLYLFFIITLSIYGLMSQISDGFGVKDIGLAVTAFCSVGLLFYICDEAHYASFNVRTNFQKKLLMVELSWMNTDAQTEINMFLRATEMNPSSINLGGFFDVNRTLFKSLLATMVTYLVVLLQFQISIPDESSTMMVGNSTF, encoded by the exons ATGAGCCTCTTCTTTAATGCCGAAACTATGCGCTTCGAGCACACGCTGCAGGAACCGAAGCCCAATCGTAACGTGTTTCTCGACGTGAGACCGATCTCGGTGGAAAATGTGGCCACTCCGGGCCATTCCATCATTACCGGCTTACAGGGCGGAGCTCCGCACGCGTTTAATAATCGCATCGGATTTCCACCCATCACTCCGAAGGAAGCTTTTGTCAGTGGGGTGACCACAGGCGGTTCGAAGACG AGTACGGTCTACGAGAGCTCCAAACCGATCTACATGGTTCTGCGGGCCCTCGGAGTGCTACCCTATACGCGCCAGGCGAAAGGGGACTCCGCTTTCGTGCTCGCGTCGCCCTCGATGTTTTACTGTGCGTCGTTTTTCATGCTGCTCAGCGTGTACATAGCGTTCATTGCCCTGAACCGCATTGAGATCGTGCGAACCCTCGAGGGTCGCTTCGAAGAGGCCGTTATTGCGTACCTTTTCATCGTGAATATCCTGCCGATCCTGATCATTCCGATCATGTGGTACGAGACGGGCAAGATTACGTCGGTTATGAATGGTTGGGCTGACTTTGAGACCGTTTACCGGAAGACAGCTGGCCGCACGCTGGAGCTGCAGCTCCGCACGAAGGCCATGCTGGTAGCGGCTCTACTGCCGATCCTGTGCTCGCTGTCGGTGGCTGTCACGCATCTGACGATGGTCGACTTTAAACTGCCACAAGTCATTCCATACTGCATCCTGGACACGATCACCTACATGGTTGGGGGCTACTGGTACATGACGTGCGAGACACTCAGCACCACCGCCAAGATCCTGGCGGAGGACTTCCAGCAGGCACTACGCCACGTGGGACCGGCGGCGAAAGTGTCCGAGTACCGGTCGCTGTGGTTGCGGCTGAGTAAGCTCTCGCGCAACACGGGTTTTGCGACGTGTTACACCTTCACGTTCATCTGCCTGTACCTGTTCTTCATCATTACGCTCTCGATCTACGGGCTAATGTCGCAGATTTCGGACGGATTCGGCGTGAAGGACATCGGTCTGGCCGTGACGGCGTTCTGCAGCGTGGGGCTGCTGTTCTACATCTGCGACGAGGCGCACTACGCGTCGTTCAACGTGCGCACCAATTTCCAGAAGAAACTGCTGATGGTGGAGCTGAGTTGGATGAATACGGACGCGCAAACGGAGATCAACATGTTCCTGCGCGCCACCGAGATGAACCCATCCAGCATTAatttgggtgggtttttcgaCGTAAACCGTACGCTGTTCAAATCG CTGCTGGCTACGATGGTCACGTACTTGGTAGTGCTTCTGCAGTTTCAAATCAGCATTCCGGATGAGTCGAGCACAATGATGGTGGGCAACAGCACATTCTAG